The following proteins come from a genomic window of Pseudomonas putida:
- a CDS encoding outer membrane porin, OprD family: MYKSSLALAVALGVLAQQAGAAGFVEDSKLSLSSRTMYFNNDNRDGGADNRESGQGFKLDYLSGFTEGTVGFGVDVQALWGIHLDGGRGKHPDNSSFFPSDTDRSAVSQWARVGGNAKARFSKTEVHYGSALAPNLPILVSNDGRLLPQTFEGGTIQSKEIDNLTINAGQLTHAMGRASSNRTGLSVNGATADSNKFIYGGLDYKLTPDLTLQYYYSNLKDFYKQHFLGATHVFKIADDQSFKTDLRYFDSSSDGKNGGPGAYNFNNNGGYEKNDGKVDNKTWSAMFTYTLGGHSLMLGHQQVSDDGGFVWLNQGSVRDGNNRPEGAGGSSFYLFTDSMINQFAKAGENTTFGQYAYDFARLGVPGLKASVSYLKGEDGKNAVGGGHFSEWERDARVDYVIQDGTFKGLGASLRHGVYRGTGTSSLADQDQTRLIFNYTYNFL, translated from the coding sequence ATGTACAAATCCAGCCTAGCTCTGGCCGTGGCACTGGGGGTTCTCGCCCAGCAAGCAGGCGCTGCCGGTTTCGTTGAGGACAGCAAGCTGTCGCTCAGCTCGCGCACCATGTACTTCAACAATGACAACCGTGACGGCGGGGCTGACAACCGCGAATCGGGTCAGGGCTTCAAGCTCGACTACCTGTCCGGTTTCACTGAAGGCACCGTTGGTTTCGGTGTAGACGTCCAGGCCCTGTGGGGTATTCATCTGGATGGCGGCCGCGGCAAACACCCTGACAACAGCTCCTTCTTCCCAAGTGACACCGACCGCTCGGCTGTAAGCCAGTGGGCCCGCGTGGGTGGTAACGCCAAGGCGCGTTTCTCGAAGACCGAAGTTCACTATGGTAGCGCTCTGGCGCCGAACCTGCCGATTCTGGTCTCCAACGATGGCCGCCTCCTGCCGCAGACCTTCGAGGGTGGCACTATCCAGTCGAAGGAAATCGACAACCTGACCATCAACGCCGGTCAACTGACCCATGCCATGGGCCGTGCTTCGAGCAACCGTACCGGCCTTTCGGTCAACGGCGCCACTGCCGATAGCAACAAGTTCATCTACGGCGGTCTGGACTACAAGCTCACCCCTGACTTGACGCTGCAGTACTACTACTCGAACCTGAAGGACTTCTACAAACAGCACTTCCTGGGTGCGACCCACGTTTTCAAGATTGCTGATGATCAGTCCTTCAAAACCGACCTGCGCTACTTCGATAGCAGCAGCGATGGCAAGAACGGCGGACCAGGAGCGTATAACTTCAATAACAACGGCGGTTACGAGAAAAATGACGGCAAGGTCGATAACAAGACCTGGTCCGCAATGTTTACGTACACCTTGGGTGGTCATTCGCTGATGTTGGGCCATCAACAAGTCAGCGACGACGGTGGCTTTGTCTGGCTGAACCAGGGCTCGGTCCGCGATGGCAACAACCGTCCGGAAGGCGCCGGCGGCTCCAGCTTCTACCTGTTCACCGACAGCATGATCAACCAGTTCGCCAAGGCTGGTGAAAACACCACCTTCGGTCAGTACGCCTACGACTTCGCTCGCCTGGGCGTGCCGGGCCTGAAAGCGTCGGTTTCCTACCTGAAAGGTGAAGATGGCAAAAACGCCGTTGGCGGCGGCCACTTCAGCGAGTGGGAACGTGACGCCCGTGTCGACTACGTTATCCAGGACGGCACCTTCAAGGGCCTGGGCGCCAGCCTGCGTCACGGCGTCTACCGTGGCACCGGCACCAGCTCGCTGGCTGACCAGGACCAGACCCGCCTGATCTTCAACTACACTTACAACTTCCTGTAA
- a CDS encoding glutamate--cysteine ligase: MKEYILSDLLNRRLSLLGANLPLLKQCLHGIERECLRVTDEGRLAQTPHPEALGSALTNEQITTDYSESLLEFITPALADPAKVLESLEETHRFVYSKLGDEYLWSPSMPCTLPAEEDIPIAEYGSSNIGKLKHVYRKGLALRYGRTMQCIAGIHYNFSLPEALWPLLREDEGSTENDRDYQSSAYIALIRNFRRYSWLLMYLFGASPALDKGFLRGRPHQLEELDAETLFLPYATSLRMSDLGYQSNAQAGLTPCYNNLASYTDSLRKAVGTPYPPYVEVGTHVDGEWVQLNTNILQIENEYYSNIRPKRVTYSGERPIQALTSRGVQYVEVRCLDINPFLPVGIDLTEARFLDAFLLFCALEDSPQLDNGECGQCTSNFLTVVKEGRRPGLELHRNGQPISLKDWASELIERIRELANLLDQAQGSDEHAKALDAQQAKVDDTSLTPSAQVLARMTEHDESFVQFSLRQSRVHAETFREQPLSNEKQQAFETLARESLARQSELEQEEVGDFDLFVGAYQASILAISS, encoded by the coding sequence GTGAAGGAATACATCTTGAGCGACCTCCTCAACCGCCGCCTGAGCCTGCTCGGCGCCAATCTCCCCCTGCTCAAGCAGTGCCTGCACGGTATTGAGCGCGAATGCCTGCGCGTGACCGACGAAGGTCGCCTGGCCCAGACCCCGCATCCGGAAGCACTGGGATCGGCGCTGACCAACGAGCAGATCACCACCGATTATTCCGAGTCGCTGCTGGAGTTCATCACCCCAGCGCTGGCCGACCCGGCCAAGGTGCTCGAAAGCCTCGAAGAGACCCACCGTTTCGTCTACAGCAAGCTGGGCGACGAATACCTGTGGAGCCCGTCGATGCCGTGCACGCTGCCGGCCGAGGAGGACATCCCGATCGCTGAGTACGGCAGCTCGAACATCGGCAAGCTCAAACACGTCTACCGCAAGGGCCTGGCCCTGCGTTACGGCCGTACCATGCAGTGTATTGCCGGTATCCATTACAACTTCTCGCTGCCCGAAGCGCTTTGGCCATTGCTGCGCGAAGACGAAGGCAGTACGGAAAATGACCGCGACTACCAGTCGTCGGCCTACATCGCGCTGATTCGTAACTTCCGCCGCTACAGCTGGCTGCTGATGTACCTGTTCGGCGCCTCGCCGGCACTGGACAAAGGCTTCCTGCGTGGCCGCCCGCACCAGCTTGAAGAGCTGGATGCCGAAACCCTGTTCCTGCCCTACGCCACCAGCCTGCGCATGAGCGACCTGGGTTACCAGAGCAACGCCCAGGCCGGTCTTACGCCCTGCTACAACAACCTGGCCAGCTACACCGACAGCCTGCGCAAGGCCGTTGGCACGCCCTACCCGCCGTACGTTGAAGTCGGCACGCATGTGGATGGCGAGTGGGTTCAGCTGAACACCAATATTCTGCAGATCGAAAACGAGTACTACTCGAACATTCGCCCCAAGCGGGTCACCTACTCCGGCGAACGGCCGATCCAGGCCCTGACTTCGCGCGGTGTGCAGTATGTGGAAGTGCGTTGCCTGGACATCAATCCGTTCCTGCCGGTTGGTATCGACCTGACCGAGGCGCGCTTCCTCGACGCATTCCTGCTGTTCTGCGCGCTGGAAGACAGCCCGCAACTGGACAACGGCGAATGCGGCCAGTGCACCAGCAACTTCCTGACTGTGGTCAAGGAAGGTCGTCGTCCGGGCCTGGAGTTGCACCGCAATGGCCAGCCGATCAGCCTGAAGGACTGGGCCAGCGAGCTGATCGAGCGTATCCGCGAGTTGGCCAACCTGCTCGATCAGGCGCAGGGCTCTGATGAGCACGCCAAGGCCCTGGATGCCCAGCAGGCCAAGGTCGACGACACCTCACTGACCCCATCGGCCCAGGTGCTGGCACGCATGACCGAGCATGACGAGAGCTTCGTCCAGTTCTCGCTGCGCCAGAGCCGTGTACACGCCGAGACTTTCCGCGAACAACCACTGAGCAACGAAAAACAGCAGGCATTCGAGACGCTGGCCCGCGAGTCGCTCGCCAGGCAGTCCGAGCTGGAACAGGAAGAAGTCGGCGACTTCGACCTGTTCGTCGGTGCCTACCAGGCCAGCATCCTGGCAATCAGCAGTTGA
- the ssuB gene encoding aliphatic sulfonates ABC transporter ATP-binding protein: protein MTVLKEQPPRLLRGTPLASKGLRKTFGQREVLKGIDLHIPAGQFVAIVGRSGCGKSTLLRLLAGLDQPTAGQLLAGAAPLEEAREETRLMFQDARLLPWKKVIDNVGLGLSGDWRQRALEALDAVGLADRANEWPAALSGGQKQRVALARALIHQPRLLLLDEPLGALDALTRIEMQQLIERLWRQHGFTVLLVTHDVSEAVAVADRVILIEDGEVGLDLTVDLARPRARGSHRLAALESEVLNRVLSIPGTAPEPDPVAPLPTQLRWAH from the coding sequence ATGACCGTGCTCAAGGAACAGCCACCACGCCTGCTGCGTGGCACCCCGCTGGCCTCCAAGGGCCTGCGCAAGACTTTTGGTCAACGCGAAGTTCTGAAGGGTATCGACCTGCACATTCCGGCCGGCCAGTTCGTGGCCATTGTCGGCCGCAGCGGCTGCGGCAAGAGCACTTTGCTGCGGCTGCTGGCCGGGCTCGACCAGCCCACCGCCGGGCAACTACTGGCTGGTGCCGCGCCGCTGGAAGAGGCCCGTGAAGAAACCCGCCTGATGTTCCAGGACGCGCGGCTGCTGCCGTGGAAGAAGGTGATCGACAACGTTGGCCTCGGGCTGTCTGGTGACTGGCGACAGCGTGCGCTGGAGGCCTTGGATGCGGTTGGCCTGGCCGACCGCGCCAACGAATGGCCGGCAGCGCTCTCGGGAGGCCAGAAGCAGCGCGTGGCTTTGGCCCGAGCCTTGATTCACCAGCCCCGTCTGCTGCTGCTGGACGAGCCACTGGGGGCGCTGGATGCATTGACCCGCATCGAGATGCAGCAACTGATCGAACGCCTGTGGCGTCAGCACGGCTTCACTGTGCTGCTGGTCACCCACGACGTCAGCGAGGCGGTTGCCGTGGCTGACCGGGTGATCCTGATTGAGGACGGCGAGGTCGGGCTCGACCTCACTGTTGACCTGGCACGGCCCCGGGCGCGTGGTTCGCACCGTCTGGCCGCGCTGGAAAGCGAAGTGCTCAACCGTGTTCTGTCCATCCCGGGCACTGCGCCCGAGCCGGATCCTGTAGCCCCTCTGCCCACGCAACTGCGCTGGGCGCACTGA
- a CDS encoding peroxiredoxin produces MSLKLGDIAPDFEQDSSEGKIRFHEWLGNSWGVLFSHPADFTPVCTTELGLTAKLKDEFAKRGVKAIALSVDPVDSHHKWIDDINETQNTVVNFPIIADADRKVSDLYDLIHPNASDTLTVRSLFIIDPNKKVRLTITYPASTGRNFNEILRVIDSLQLTDNHKVATPGNWQDGDEVVIVPSLKDEEEIKQRFPKGYRAVKPYLRLTPQPNR; encoded by the coding sequence ATGAGCCTCAAACTCGGCGATATCGCCCCCGATTTCGAACAGGATTCCAGCGAAGGCAAGATCCGCTTCCACGAGTGGCTGGGCAACAGCTGGGGGGTGTTGTTCTCCCACCCGGCCGACTTCACCCCGGTGTGCACCACCGAGTTGGGCCTGACCGCCAAGCTCAAGGACGAATTTGCCAAGCGCGGGGTCAAGGCCATCGCCCTGTCGGTGGACCCGGTCGACTCGCATCACAAGTGGATCGATGACATCAACGAAACACAGAATACCGTGGTCAACTTCCCGATCATCGCCGATGCCGACCGCAAAGTGTCCGACCTGTACGACCTGATCCACCCGAACGCCAGCGACACCCTGACCGTGCGCTCGCTGTTCATCATCGACCCGAACAAGAAGGTGCGCCTGACCATCACCTATCCGGCCAGTACCGGGCGCAACTTCAATGAAATTTTGCGGGTGATCGACTCGCTGCAACTGACCGACAACCACAAGGTCGCCACACCAGGTAACTGGCAGGACGGCGACGAGGTGGTGATCGTGCCTTCGCTCAAGGATGAGGAGGAGATCAAGCAGCGCTTCCCCAAAGGTTACCGGGCGGTCAAACCCTATCTGCGCCTGACCCCTCAGCCCAATCGTTAA
- the ssuC gene encoding aliphatic sulfonate ABC transporter permease SsuC — protein MSRATSSNLTQRLAPWALPVLLLAIWQLAVSAGWLSTRILPAPSAVVSAGVELVRSGEIWTHLAISGWRAGLGFVIGGSIGLVLGFITGLSNWGERLLDSSVQMIRNVPHLALIPLVILWFGIDESAKIFLVALGTLFPIYLNTYHGIRNVDPALVEMARSYGLSGFGLFRQVILPGALPSILVGVRFALGFMWLTLIVAETISANAGIGYLAMNAREFLQTDVVVLAIVLYAVLGKLADLAARGLERVWLRWHPAYQVARKEGA, from the coding sequence ATGAGTCGTGCAACTTCCTCCAACCTGACCCAGCGCCTGGCGCCGTGGGCGCTGCCGGTGCTGCTGTTGGCAATATGGCAGTTGGCCGTCAGCGCTGGCTGGCTGTCGACGCGTATCCTGCCGGCACCTAGCGCAGTGGTAAGCGCTGGCGTCGAGCTGGTGCGCAGCGGCGAAATCTGGACCCACCTGGCCATCAGCGGTTGGCGTGCAGGCCTGGGCTTTGTCATCGGCGGCAGCATCGGCCTGGTACTGGGCTTCATCACCGGCTTGTCGAATTGGGGTGAACGCCTGCTCGACAGCTCGGTACAGATGATCCGCAACGTGCCGCACCTTGCGCTCATACCGCTGGTGATTCTGTGGTTCGGTATCGACGAGTCGGCAAAGATCTTTCTGGTCGCGCTGGGCACGTTGTTCCCGATCTACCTGAACACCTACCACGGCATTCGCAACGTTGACCCAGCGTTGGTGGAAATGGCGCGCAGTTACGGCTTGTCCGGCTTCGGCCTGTTCCGCCAGGTGATCCTGCCGGGGGCGCTGCCTTCGATCCTGGTGGGCGTGCGTTTCGCCTTGGGCTTCATGTGGCTGACGCTGATTGTTGCCGAAACCATTTCGGCCAACGCTGGCATCGGTTACCTGGCAATGAATGCTCGCGAATTTCTTCAAACCGACGTGGTAGTGCTGGCCATCGTCCTGTATGCCGTACTCGGCAAGCTTGCCGACCTTGCGGCTCGGGGCCTGGAGCGCGTGTGGTTGCGCTGGCACCCGGCCTATCAAGTTGCCAGGAAGGAGGGCGCATGA
- a CDS encoding transporter, with amino-acid sequence MTIKAINVRNQFKGTVKEILEGPVLSEIDVQTASGIVTSVITTRSVRELELQVGSEVIAFVKSTEVSIAKL; translated from the coding sequence ATGACTATCAAAGCCATCAATGTTCGCAACCAGTTCAAAGGTACTGTGAAAGAAATCCTCGAAGGCCCGGTACTGTCGGAAATCGACGTGCAGACGGCTTCGGGTATCGTCACTTCGGTGATTACCACCCGTTCCGTGCGTGAGCTGGAGCTGCAGGTGGGCAGCGAAGTGATTGCCTTCGTAAAGTCGACTGAAGTGTCTATTGCCAAGCTGTGA
- a CDS encoding aliphatic sulfonate ABC transporter substrate-binding protein encodes MRTVFLRRGLVALFAAAVSFGAITQAQAESLRIGYQKYGTLVLLKAKGTLEKRLAEQGVQVQWTEFPGGPQLLEGLNVGSIDFGVTGETPPVFAQAAGADLLYVAYEPPAPHSEAILLPKGSSIQSVKDLKGKKVVLNKGSNVHYLLVRALEDAGLKYSDIQPVYLPPADARAAFERGSVDAWVIWDPYQAAAEQQLQARTLRDGKGLVDNHQFYLATRNYATQHPAVINTVIEEVRAVGEWSQANPQEVTEQVAPLLGLPADITLTSVKRQGYGAAPLTPEVVAAQQRIADTFQALKLTPKPLSIKDVIWTPPAKVASAP; translated from the coding sequence ATGCGCACAGTCTTCTTGCGTCGTGGTCTGGTCGCCCTGTTTGCGGCGGCTGTGTCCTTCGGCGCCATTACCCAAGCCCAGGCCGAGAGCCTGCGTATCGGTTACCAGAAATACGGCACCTTGGTGCTGCTCAAGGCCAAGGGCACGCTGGAGAAGCGCCTGGCCGAGCAGGGAGTACAGGTGCAATGGACCGAATTTCCCGGCGGCCCGCAGTTGCTTGAAGGGCTGAACGTCGGCTCCATCGATTTCGGCGTAACCGGTGAGACCCCGCCTGTGTTCGCTCAGGCCGCTGGCGCCGACCTGCTCTATGTCGCCTACGAGCCGCCAGCGCCGCACAGCGAAGCAATCCTGCTGCCCAAGGGCTCGTCGATCCAGTCGGTGAAGGACCTCAAGGGCAAAAAGGTCGTCCTCAACAAAGGCTCCAACGTGCACTACCTGCTGGTCCGCGCCCTGGAAGACGCCGGCCTCAAGTACAGCGACATCCAGCCTGTCTACCTTCCTCCTGCCGACGCCCGCGCCGCCTTCGAGCGCGGCAGCGTGGATGCCTGGGTGATCTGGGACCCGTACCAGGCCGCCGCCGAGCAGCAGCTGCAAGCGCGCACCCTGCGTGACGGCAAGGGCCTGGTCGACAACCACCAGTTCTACCTCGCCACCCGCAACTATGCGACACAGCATCCAGCGGTGATCAACACCGTGATCGAGGAAGTGCGCGCTGTGGGTGAATGGTCCCAGGCCAACCCGCAGGAGGTGACCGAGCAGGTTGCCCCGCTGCTCGGCCTGCCTGCCGACATCACCCTCACCTCAGTCAAACGCCAAGGCTACGGCGCTGCGCCGCTGACCCCAGAGGTGGTGGCCGCGCAACAGAGGATCGCTGACACCTTCCAGGCGCTCAAGCTGACACCCAAGCCGCTGAGCATCAAGGACGTGATCTGGACACCCCCGGCCAAGGTCGCTAGCGCGCCTTGA
- a CDS encoding TetR family transcriptional regulator, translating into MNRTTTPRKPRASSQARIEAILAAARELLAEQGVAALSIYSVAERAQIPPSSVYHFFASVPALLEALTADVHRAFREALSAPIDSSAFSTWHELSRLIEERMLDIYNEDAAARQLILAQHGLSEVVQADRQHDMELGNLMHKLFDQHFHLPVMPLDVDVFALGMELSDRVYARSVQLHEAITPRMAEEGKRVFEAYLGLYLPPFLAKRSS; encoded by the coding sequence ATGAACCGCACCACCACCCCGCGCAAACCGCGTGCCAGCAGCCAGGCCAGGATCGAGGCGATCCTGGCGGCTGCGCGTGAGCTGTTGGCCGAGCAAGGGGTGGCGGCGCTTTCTATCTACAGCGTGGCCGAGCGGGCGCAGATTCCACCGTCGTCGGTGTATCACTTCTTCGCCAGTGTGCCGGCCTTGCTGGAGGCGCTTACTGCGGATGTACACCGGGCGTTTCGCGAAGCCCTGAGCGCACCGATCGACAGCAGCGCGTTCAGCACCTGGCACGAGCTGTCACGGCTGATCGAAGAACGCATGCTTGATATCTATAACGAGGATGCGGCAGCGCGGCAGTTGATCCTGGCGCAGCATGGCCTGAGCGAGGTGGTGCAGGCCGACCGGCAGCACGACATGGAACTGGGCAACTTGATGCACAAGTTGTTCGACCAGCATTTTCACCTGCCGGTGATGCCACTGGATGTGGATGTGTTTGCCCTGGGCATGGAATTGAGCGACCGGGTGTATGCACGGTCGGTGCAGTTGCACGAGGCGATCACCCCGCGCATGGCCGAGGAAGGCAAGCGTGTATTCGAGGCGTATCTGGGGTTGTATCTGCCGCCGTTTCTGGCCAAGCGTTCCAGCTGA
- the ssuE gene encoding NADPH-dependent FMN reductase, with amino-acid sequence MLVVSIGGSPSLRSRSGVLLERSRQWLQDRGVEVVTFHVRDFPAEDLLHARFDSPQVQHFQQLVAQADGLIVSTPVYKASFAGALKTLLDLLPERALTHKIVLPIATGGSIAHMLAVDYALKPVLSALKAQETLQGIFADDSQVAYAEGTKPAQLVQVLEERLQDSLETFHAALARRPNPVAPGVLNERLISARWSI; translated from the coding sequence ATGCTGGTCGTCTCAATCGGTGGTAGCCCAAGTCTCCGTTCACGTTCCGGCGTGCTGCTCGAGCGTTCGCGCCAGTGGCTGCAGGACCGTGGCGTTGAAGTGGTGACCTTCCACGTGCGTGACTTCCCCGCCGAAGACCTGTTGCATGCCCGTTTCGATAGCCCCCAAGTGCAACACTTCCAGCAGTTGGTGGCCCAGGCGGATGGCCTGATCGTTTCTACCCCTGTCTACAAAGCATCGTTTGCCGGTGCACTGAAGACATTGCTCGACCTGCTGCCCGAACGCGCACTGACCCACAAGATCGTGTTGCCAATCGCCACTGGCGGCAGCATCGCCCACATGCTGGCGGTGGATTACGCATTGAAGCCGGTGCTGTCGGCACTCAAGGCACAAGAGACCCTGCAAGGGATCTTTGCCGACGATAGCCAGGTGGCTTACGCAGAAGGTACAAAGCCCGCCCAATTGGTACAGGTGCTGGAAGAGCGCCTGCAGGACTCGCTGGAAACCTTCCACGCGGCCTTGGCCCGTCGGCCGAACCCCGTGGCGCCCGGCGTACTGAATGAACGTCTGATCAGCGCTCGCTGGAGCATCTAA
- the ssuD gene encoding FMNH2-dependent alkanesulfonate monooxygenase, which produces MSLNIFWFLPTHGDGKYLGTSEGARAVDHGYLQQIAQAADRLGFGGVLIPTGRSCEDSWLVAASLIPVTQRLKFLVALRPGIISPTVAARQAATLDRLSNGRALFNLVTGGDPDELAGDGLHLNHQARYEASVEFTRIWRKVLEGENVDYDGKHIQVKGAKLLYPPIQQPRPPLYFGGSSEAAQELAAEQVELYLTWGEPPAAVAEKIAQVREKAAAQGRKVRFGIRLHVIVRETNEEAWAAAERLISHLDDDTISRAQASLARFDSVGQQRMAALHGGNRDNLEVSPNLWAGVGLVRGGAGTALVGDGPTVAARVKEYADLGIDTFIFSGYPHLEESYRVAELLFPHLDVQRPEQPQAGGYVSPFGEMVANDILPKSVSQS; this is translated from the coding sequence ATGAGCCTTAACATTTTCTGGTTCCTCCCAACCCACGGTGACGGCAAGTACCTGGGCACTTCCGAAGGCGCACGTGCGGTCGACCACGGTTACCTGCAGCAGATCGCGCAGGCCGCCGATCGCCTTGGTTTTGGTGGGGTGCTGATCCCGACCGGGCGCTCCTGCGAGGACTCCTGGCTGGTGGCCGCGTCGCTGATCCCCGTGACCCAGCGCCTGAAGTTCCTGGTAGCCCTGCGCCCGGGCATCATTTCGCCGACCGTGGCAGCACGCCAGGCAGCCACCCTTGATCGCTTGTCCAATGGCCGTGCGCTATTCAACCTGGTGACCGGTGGTGACCCGGACGAGCTGGCGGGTGACGGCCTGCACCTGAACCACCAGGCGCGCTACGAAGCTTCGGTCGAGTTCACCCGTATCTGGCGCAAGGTGCTGGAAGGCGAAAACGTCGATTACGACGGTAAGCACATCCAGGTAAAGGGCGCCAAGCTGCTCTACCCGCCGATTCAGCAACCACGCCCACCGCTGTATTTCGGCGGCTCGTCCGAGGCCGCTCAGGAATTGGCGGCCGAACAGGTCGAGCTGTACCTGACCTGGGGCGAGCCACCGGCAGCCGTTGCCGAGAAGATCGCACAGGTGCGCGAAAAAGCGGCTGCTCAAGGGCGCAAAGTACGCTTCGGTATCCGCCTGCATGTGATCGTGCGGGAAACCAACGAAGAGGCTTGGGCCGCCGCCGAGCGCCTGATCTCGCACCTGGACGATGACACCATCTCCCGCGCCCAGGCCTCGCTGGCGCGTTTCGATTCGGTGGGCCAGCAACGCATGGCTGCCCTGCACGGCGGCAACCGCGACAACCTGGAGGTCAGCCCCAACCTGTGGGCAGGTGTTGGCCTGGTACGTGGCGGGGCGGGCACCGCACTGGTGGGCGATGGCCCCACCGTGGCAGCACGGGTTAAGGAATATGCCGACTTGGGTATCGATACCTTCATCTTCTCGGGTTATCCACACCTGGAAGAGTCTTATCGCGTGGCTGAACTGCTGTTCCCGCACCTCGATGTGCAACGCCCTGAGCAACCGCAGGCCGGCGGCTACGTAAGCCCGTTCGGCGAGATGGTGGCAAACGACATCCTGCCCAAATCTGTGTCGCAGAGCTGA